The following proteins are encoded in a genomic region of Drosophila willistoni isolate 14030-0811.24 chromosome 2L unlocalized genomic scaffold, UCI_dwil_1.1 Seg196, whole genome shotgun sequence:
- the LOC6640620 gene encoding homeobox protein 5 isoform X11: MDLSLERDSSALGSLFQQIINDMKNTSPLWEDFVAKASKLHTCLRAAIQAIAAYLDAFQKIADAATNSRGASKEIGTALTRVCLRHKAVETRLKTFTSAIMDCLVQPLQDKIEDWKRTVATIDKDHAKEYKRCRSELKKRSSDTLRLQKKARKGQTDGLQSLMDSHMQDVTLRRAELEEVEKKSLRSAMVEERLRYCSFVHMLQPVVHEECEVMSELGHLQEAMQSIALVTKEPNVLPQASEELIHDAKASINLYPESPGGGSGSQGGGCSNSLGSRKSSVCSISSMNSSGSSNSPGHHHYQRSLSQFVTPAIRLKPGESSDSGFCSSPALTTQASTSTNQTHAVSTWPPHSQDVVDTLPPTADRPHTISTAYEKGHQRPPLTVYTFQNPETIHESSGSGNMVATNGGSNGNNGNGGNGSGQNTPATQKSPAATLSRPPLPVRCSSLERPLSAQSNHRQGSGNLLQRQCPSPIPAHITKGTPSAASSTGLGFVYQVNSPTPPTSEILKITEQSAGSVDGGETATTETDERSRASVLQKASMFEKAAAAATSPPLPVGPIAGSVAPNGGRRSEEMRAAEQQEMDKSFEDSIQALNNLIGELDSFQREIDEGKGKHNNSASSNSNNNNNSNNNGSLSSSDNNNILATSNIDLCAISNQTNSSGCGTDISDTNSDEHLQQHHDHREQHDASDSELSRCYVSETSSLTAGYENPTFAHLSREDHPYNNGSVGTGYAGASDTISLCASSDSVCLGQPRHAYVDTCSDSGSAVVVIYDHQIPNTPDVEFVKQNSEIVVLRTKDPQSQLQMHEMRELQQLPTNLAGSPESSPDSTKPSMQPPTATVAPAKQRLSSFRASSEQQLQLLGRSSPQRGKDKVKDQQPGTIDEPTVKRTTLPPKPTSLSIFNGPTPPPTSDKPLIPRKSDFKADLDAKIRRQKLKVQQQLQQKQQQQQQEQLPQQLLQQHQQQATTHSPQSPPTARNCNVTNQAAVVITSSSSIPSTTTLLNSNPNHRMPNITATFNHKTPTTTSEPPPPSSSSSSSTSISSSSISPSVNALAPAVPARPPQPQPQTQPLSTPPIPIPSQAKPCITPRPASLSSSLGGGGGGAMGGGSTRIARRSSINQAKPPPPVRRSSSVTPSPNATMGPPPTNLHYQQQAQLSSSSEHLPPPPAFMLDAHHNITPPMPMMPPLALPSPPTSMPSSALKVSETVRALAAMRHQPASPVALRRMQQQQQQQQHHPQQPQQPQQPFIQSLHNFSPSNDETTDYEAYYNSYMELHAYAEAVNQGQKPYNGQQQQTQLHPPPHHNHQQPLSPTPPPYHAPPQADAPSFRTSSPASGGNNGGGIYAQPKLVNSMSSFRTSSPSPNGHAAAAAAHPLPPTQPKANPNLIAQLNARLNSNKQHTTDGGGGIYGNHQQQQQQHQQQQQQSGGVVGDSIYMRSGGMSHLPQQQHFDAAAQVSSLRQAPQQHPHQQQQQQQQQQQQHYTCPPPLEDPPPPPIYSAGSSATMPKKMPRAAHAGQNASHMMSAYAASGSGSTATLPKNIIQQQRLQQQQQQQQQQQYQQPQGIGNGNGHPNQRPQLPLPQQQQKLRAAQQQQHLMDQQRQPPIPSRHSSVQQKIFVSTNPFIQTTAVKFHSPSASPTCGSPVTGSSLASIYATTARGSHHHQQQQQQQLQQQLQQQQQQHYYRDVAGGNSNGYNNHNVHAHTHNVHAHHPNYATNSTNIEKTGSIRAKTKAEFLENLNAKLAKQGMSGRAFAVRNLINSKALPDPRICHESLMDQIKRGAPLKRNQKINDRSAPKIH, translated from the exons AATACTTCACCACTTTGGGAGGATTTTGTGGCAAAGGCCAGCAAGTTGCACACATGTTTACG AGCTGCCATTCAGGCAATTGCCGCCTATTTGGATGCCTTCCAAAAGATTGCCGATGCGGCCACCAATTCAAGAG GTGCATCAAAGGAAATTGGCACAGCCCTGACGCGCGTCTGTCTGCGTCACAAGGCGGTCGAGACACGTTTAAAGACCTTCACTAGCGCCATTATGGACTGTTTGGTACAACCGTTGCAGGATAAAATTGAAGATTGGAAACGTACAGTGGCCACCATCGATAAGGATCATGCCAAAGAGTATAAACGTTGCCGCAGTGAGCTCAAAAAACGTTCCAGCGATACATTGCGTCTGCAAAAGAAGGCTCGCAAGGGTCAAACCGATGGCCTACAATCTCTGATGGACTCTCACATGCAAGATGTGACATTGCGGCGAGCCGAACTCGAGGAGGTTGAAAAGAAGTCACTTCGTTCGGCCATGGTGGAGGAGCGTTTACGTTATTGCAGTTTTGTGCATATGTTGCAGCCGGTGGTCCACGAAGAATGTGAAGTTATGTCCGAATTGGGTCATCTACag GAAGCCATGCAATCTATTGCATTGGTAACCAAGGAGCCGAATGTTCTGCCGCAGGCCTCCGAGGAGCTTATACATGATGCCAAGGCCAGCATTAATCTATATCCAGAATCACCAGGCGGTGGTTCGGGTTCCCAGGGTGGCGGTTGCTCCAATTCCTTGGGTTCACGTAAAAGTTCCGTTTGCTCCATTAGCAGTATGAATAGCAGCGGTTCAAGCAATTCACCTGGTCATCATCACTATCAACGCTCTCTGTCGCAG ttTGTAACGCCCGCAATTCGCTTGAAACCTGGTGAATCCAGTGATAGTGGCTTTTGCTCATCGCCAGCTCTAACAACACag GCCTCGACTTCAACTAATCAGACACATGCCGTTTCCACTTGGCCACCACATTCCCAGGACGTTGTGGACACTCTACCACCCACAGCAGATCGTCCACATACCATTTCCACGGCCTATGAGAAGGGACATCAACGTCCGCCATTGACTGTCTATACATTTCAAAATCCAGAGACCATACATGAATCGAGCGGTAGTGGTAATATGGTGGCTACCAATGGTGGTAGTAATGGTAATAATGGAAATGGTGGCAATGGATCTGGTCAAAATACACCAGCAACTCAGAAGTCTCCAGCTGCAACTCTAAGTCGGCCTCCTTTGCCTGTT CGCTGCTCCTCATTGGAACGTCCTCTGTCTGCGCAGAGTAATCATCGACAGGGTAGTGGCAACTTGTTGCAACGTCAGTGCCCCTCGCCCATACCAGCTCATATCACTAAAG GTACACCCTCGGCTGCCAGTAGCACGGGCCTGGGTTTTGTCTATCAGGTGAATTCCCCGACACCGCCCACCAGTGAGATTCTAAAGATCACCGAGCAATCGGCTGGATCAGTCGACGGAGGGGAAACGGCAACCACAGAGACTGACGAAAGATCGCGTGCCTCCGTCTTGCAAAAGGCTTCAATGTTTGAAaaagcagcggcagcggcaacaTCGCCACCTCTGCCTGTTGGCCCTATTGCCGGTTCGGTGGCCCCCAATGGCGGTAGACGTTCCGAGGAGATGCGAGCAGCCGAACAACAGGAAATGG acAAATCTTTCGAAGATTCAATACAAGCactaaataatttaattggcGAATTAGACTCGTTTCAACGTGAGATCGATGAGGGCAAGGGCAAGCACAACAACAGcgccagcagcaacagtaacaacaacaacaatagtaACAACAATGGCAGTCTGAGCAGCAGTGATAACAACAACATATTGGCCACCAGCAACATTGATCTCTGCGCCATTAGCAATCAAACAAATTCCAGCGGCTGTGGCACCGATATATCCGATACCAATTCCGATGAACATCTCCAGCAACATCATGATCATCGTGAGCAACACGATGCCAGCGATTCGGAGCTGAGTCGTTGCTATGTGAGCGAGACGAGTTCGCTGACCGCTGGCTATGAGAATCCCACATTTGCCCATTTATCCCGCGAAGATCATCCATATAACAATGGCAGCGTCGGAACGGGCTATGCGGGAGCCTCGGATACCATATCGTTGTGTGCCTCATCGGATAGCGTGTGTCTGGGTCAGCCGCGACATGCCTATGTGGATACTTGCAGTGATAGCGGTAGCGCTGTGGTTGTGATCTATGATCATCAAATCCCTAACACACCGGATGTGGAATTTGTTAAACAGAATTCCGAAATAGTTGTCTTACGCACAAAAGATCCACAATCGCAATTGCAAATGCACGAGATGCGTGAATTGCAGCAATTGCCAACGAATCTAGCCGGTTCACCAGAATCATCGCCAGATTCAACAAAACCATCCATGCAGCCGCCGACAGCAACTGTGGCGCCCGCTAAGCAGCGACTCTCCTCGTTTCGTGCATCCAGTGAGCAGCAGTTGCAGTTACTTGGACGCAGTAGTCCGCAAAGAGGTAAAGATAAGGTTAAAGATCAACAGCCAGGGACAATAGACGAACCAACGGTGAAACGTACCACATTGCCACCAAAACCAACCAGCCTTAGCATTTTCAATGGTCCTACTCCTCCTCCAACAAGTGATAAACCTTTAATACCAAGAAAATCGGattttaaagccgatttagaTGCAAAAATACGCCGGCAAAAGCTAAAAGTTCAACAGCAATTgcaacagaagcagcagcaacagcagcaagaaCAACTACCACAGCAACTAttacaacaacatcagcaacaagcaacaacacaCTCACCACAGTCGCCCCCAACAGCAAGAAACTGTAATGTCACTAATCAAGCAGCCGTTGTTATAACATCCTCATCATCCATACCATCAACCACAACATTATTGAACTCAAATCCAAATCATAGAATGCCAAACATAACAGCAACATTTAACCATAAGACGCCCACAACAACATCtgaaccaccaccaccatcatcatcatcatcatcttctacatcaatatcatcatcatcaatatcTCCATCAGTCAATGCTCTTGCCCCCGCTGTGCCCGCCAGACCACCTCAGCCACAACCTCAAACTCAGCCACTTTCAACTCcaccaataccaataccaTCCCAAGCCAAGCCGTGTATTACGCCCAGGCCGGCCTCGTTGTCGTCTTCGTTGG gaggaggaggcggaggagcaatGGGCGGTGGTTCAACGCGCATAGCACGACGATCATCCATCAATCAGGCAAAACCACCGCCACCAGTTAGACGCAGTTCATCAGTCACACCCAGTCCCAATGCCACCATGGGG CCACCACCAACAAATCTTCACTATCAGCAACAAGCACAGCTAAGCAGCTCCAGTGAGCATCTGCCGCCACCACCAGCATTTATGTTGGATGCTCATCATAATATAACACCGCCAATGCCAATGATGCCACCGTTAGCTTTGCCTTCGCCACCAACAAGTATGCCCAGTTCAGCATTGAAAGTATCGGAAACTGTAAGAGCATTGGCGGCCATGAGGCATCAGCCAGCTTCGCCAGTGGCTTTGAGGcgcatgcaacaacaacaacaacagcagcaacatcatccgCAGCAGCCGCAACAACCTCAACAGCCTTTCATTCAG TCCCTGCACAACTTTTCCCCGTCAAACGATGAAACCACCGACTATGAAGCTTACTATAATTCCTATATGGAGCTGCATGCCTATGCAGAGGCTGTGAATCAAGGTCAAAAGCCATACAacggacaacagcagcaaacgcAATTGCATCCGCCTCCGCATCATAATCATCAGCAACCTTTGTCGCCTACACCGCCGCCCTATCATGCCCCACCACAGGCAGATGCACCT TCGTTCCGCACATCATCACCCGCCTCGGGAGGCAACAATGGCGGCGGCATTTATGCTCAACCCAAACTGGTCAATAGCATGTCCAGTTTTCGCACTAGCAGTCCAAGTCCAAATGGACatgcggcagcagcagcggctcACCCACTGCCACCGACACAGCCCAAGGCAAATCCGAATCTAATTGCACAGCTCAATGCACGACTCAACAGTAATAAGCAACATACTACTGATGGTGGAGGAGGAATCTATGGtaaccaccagcagcagcaacaacaacaccaacagcagcagcagcaatctgGAGGAGTTGTGGGCGATTCAATTTATATGCGCAGTGGCGGAATGTCGCATTTGCCACAGCAGCAACACTTTGACG CAGCTGCCCAAGTCTCAAGCCTGCGACAGGCCCCACAGCAACATCcccatcaacaacaacaacaacagcagcagcagcaacaacaacattataCTTGCCCACCACCTCTAGAAGATCCACCACCACCGCCCATTTATTCGGCTGGCTCTTCGGCCACTATGCCCAAGAAAATGCCACGTGCTGCCCATGCTGGACAGAATGCTTCACATATGATGAGCGCCTATGCTGCCTCTGGGTCTGGATCGACAGCAACATTGCCAAAGAATATCATACAACAGCAACGattacaacaacagcagcaacagcagcagcagcagcaatatcAACAGCCACAAGGTAtaggcaatggcaatggacATCCTAATCAGCGTCCACAATTGCCATTAccgcaacagcaacagaaactGCGAGCtgcacaacagcagcaacatttgATGGACCAACAACGGCAACCGCCCATACCCTCACGTCATTCCAGTGTGCAGCAAAAGATATTCGTCTCAACGAATCCATTTATACAGACAACAGCCGTCAAGTTTCATTCGCCTTCGGCCTCGCCCACTTGTGGCTCACCGGTAACTGGATCCTCTTTGGCTAGCATTTATGCCACAACCGCGCGTGGtagccatcatcatcaacagcagcaacaacagcaactacaacaacaacttcaacaacaacaacaacagcattaTTATCGCGATGTTGCTGGGGGCAATAGCAATGGCTACAACAATCACAATGTCCATGCCCACACCCACAATGTCCATGCCCATCATCCAA ACTATGCCACAAATAGCACAAATATTGAAAAGACTGGCAGTATAAGGGCCAAAACAAAGGCTGAATTCCTTGAGAATCTCAATGCTAAATTGGCCAAGCAAGGCATGTCTGGACGTGCATTTGCCGTACGTAATCTCATCAATAGTAAGGCCTTG cCGGATCCTCGTATTTGTCATGAGTCGCTGATGGATCAAATAAAACGCGGAGCCCCCTTGAAACGTAATCAGAAGATTAATGATCGCAGTGCTCcaaaaatacattaa
- the LOC6640620 gene encoding PHD finger protein rhinoceros isoform X18: MDLSLERDSSALGSLFQQIINDMKNTSPLWEDFVAKASKLHTCLRAAIQAIAAYLDAFQKIADAATNSRGASKEIGTALTRVCLRHKAVETRLKTFTSAIMDCLVQPLQDKIEDWKRTVATIDKDHAKEYKRCRSELKKRSSDTLRLQKKARKGQTDGLQSLMDSHMQDVTLRRAELEEVEKKSLRSAMVEERLRYCSFVHMLQPVVHEECEVMSELGHLQEAMQSIALVTKEPNVLPQASEELIHDAKASINLYPESPGGGSGSQGGGCSNSLGSRKSSVCSISSMNSSGSSNSPGHHHYQRSLSQASTSTNQTHAVSTWPPHSQDVVDTLPPTADRPHTISTAYEKGHQRPPLTVYTFQNPETIHESSGSGNMVATNGGSNGNNGNGGNGSGQNTPATQKSPAATLSRPPLPVRCSSLERPLSAQSNHRQGSGNLLQRQCPSPIPAHITKELSAAHHAQQQQQQQSQQQQQQSQQQQQQTVPPTYVNMSELANMAALKLTNQQQQQQQQQQQQQQPAAKPSPPPLQQQSSIDSIGSQHSNDSSSGQLHHQQQQHHHNHQHHNQHNPSLQLASTRSHSISSSVSSNSHPSIDSAVAASLMGHHNATNSNTTTTTTPSSGSSTPQNHYSPLLTQSPTSTAAGTPSAASSTGLGFVYQVNSPTPPTSEILKITEQSAGSVDGGETATTETDERSRASVLQKASMFEKAAAAATSPPLPVGPIAGSVAPNGGRRSEEMRAAEQQEMDKSFEDSIQALNNLIGELDSFQREIDEGKGKHNNSASSNSNNNNNSNNNGSLSSSDNNNILATSNIDLCAISNQTNSSGCGTDISDTNSDEHLQQHHDHREQHDASDSELSRCYVSETSSLTAGYENPTFAHLSREDHPYNNGSVGTGYAGASDTISLCASSDSVCLGQPRHAYVDTCSDSGSAVVVIYDHQIPNTPDVEFVKQNSEIVVLRTKDPQSQLQMHEMRELQQLPTNLAGSPESSPDSTKPSMQPPTATVAPAKQRLSSFRASSEQQLQLLGRSSPQRGKDKVKDQQPGTIDEPTVKRTTLPPKPTSLSIFNGPTPPPTSDKPLIPRKSDFKADLDAKIRRQKLKVQQQLQQKQQQQQQEQLPQQLLQQHQQQATTHSPQSPPTARNCNVTNQAAVVITSSSSIPSTTTLLNSNPNHRMPNITATFNHKTPTTTSEPPPPSSSSSSSTSISSSSISPSVNALAPAVPARPPQPQPQTQPLSTPPIPIPSQAKPCITPRPASLSSSLGGGGGGAMGGGSTRIARRSSINQAKPPPPVRRSSSVTPSPNATMGPPPTNLHYQQQAQLSSSSEHLPPPPAFMLDAHHNITPPMPMMPPLALPSPPTSMPSSALKVSETVRALAAMRHQPASPVALRRMQQQQQQQQHHPQQPQQPQQPFIQSLHNFSPSNDETTDYEAYYNSYMELHAYAEAVNQGQKPYNGQQQQTQLHPPPHHNHQQPLSPTPPPYHAPPQADAPSFRTSSPASGGNNGGGIYAQPKLVNSMSSFRTSSPSPNGHAAAAAAHPLPPTQPKANPNLIAQLNARLNSNKQHTTDGGGGIYGNHQQQQQQHQQQQQQSGGVVGDSIYMRSGGMSHLPQQQHFDDYATNSTNIEKTGSIRAKTKAEFLENLNAKLAKQGMSGRAFAVRNLINSKALPDPRICHESLMDQIKRGAPLKRNQKINDRSAPKIH; the protein is encoded by the exons AATACTTCACCACTTTGGGAGGATTTTGTGGCAAAGGCCAGCAAGTTGCACACATGTTTACG AGCTGCCATTCAGGCAATTGCCGCCTATTTGGATGCCTTCCAAAAGATTGCCGATGCGGCCACCAATTCAAGAG GTGCATCAAAGGAAATTGGCACAGCCCTGACGCGCGTCTGTCTGCGTCACAAGGCGGTCGAGACACGTTTAAAGACCTTCACTAGCGCCATTATGGACTGTTTGGTACAACCGTTGCAGGATAAAATTGAAGATTGGAAACGTACAGTGGCCACCATCGATAAGGATCATGCCAAAGAGTATAAACGTTGCCGCAGTGAGCTCAAAAAACGTTCCAGCGATACATTGCGTCTGCAAAAGAAGGCTCGCAAGGGTCAAACCGATGGCCTACAATCTCTGATGGACTCTCACATGCAAGATGTGACATTGCGGCGAGCCGAACTCGAGGAGGTTGAAAAGAAGTCACTTCGTTCGGCCATGGTGGAGGAGCGTTTACGTTATTGCAGTTTTGTGCATATGTTGCAGCCGGTGGTCCACGAAGAATGTGAAGTTATGTCCGAATTGGGTCATCTACag GAAGCCATGCAATCTATTGCATTGGTAACCAAGGAGCCGAATGTTCTGCCGCAGGCCTCCGAGGAGCTTATACATGATGCCAAGGCCAGCATTAATCTATATCCAGAATCACCAGGCGGTGGTTCGGGTTCCCAGGGTGGCGGTTGCTCCAATTCCTTGGGTTCACGTAAAAGTTCCGTTTGCTCCATTAGCAGTATGAATAGCAGCGGTTCAAGCAATTCACCTGGTCATCATCACTATCAACGCTCTCTGTCGCAG GCCTCGACTTCAACTAATCAGACACATGCCGTTTCCACTTGGCCACCACATTCCCAGGACGTTGTGGACACTCTACCACCCACAGCAGATCGTCCACATACCATTTCCACGGCCTATGAGAAGGGACATCAACGTCCGCCATTGACTGTCTATACATTTCAAAATCCAGAGACCATACATGAATCGAGCGGTAGTGGTAATATGGTGGCTACCAATGGTGGTAGTAATGGTAATAATGGAAATGGTGGCAATGGATCTGGTCAAAATACACCAGCAACTCAGAAGTCTCCAGCTGCAACTCTAAGTCGGCCTCCTTTGCCTGTT CGCTGCTCCTCATTGGAACGTCCTCTGTCTGCGCAGAGTAATCATCGACAGGGTAGTGGCAACTTGTTGCAACGTCAGTGCCCCTCGCCCATACCAGCTCATATCACTAAAG AGCTGTCCGCAGCCCATCAtgcacagcagcagcagcagcaacaatcacaacagcagcagcagcaatcacaacaacagcagcagcagacggTACCGCCCACTTATGTTAACATGTCCGAGTTGGCCAACATGGCAGCTTTAAAACTAAcgaaccaacaacaacaacagcaacagcagcagcagcaacaacaacaaccagcaGCAAAGCCATCGCCACCGCCTCTGCAGCAACAGAGTTCCATAGATTCTATAGGCTCGCAGCATTCCAATGATTCATCATCGGGCCAATTGcaccaccaacagcagcagcaccaccacaaTCACCAACACCACAACCAACACAATCCATCATTACAATTAGCCAGCACACGCTCCCATTCCATATCCTCGTCGGTGTCCTCGAATTCGCATCCTTCGATCGACTCTGCTGTGGCTGCTTCGCTTATGGGTCATCATAATGCCACCAATAGCAACACTACCACCACCACAACACCGTCCAGTGGCAGCTCAACGCCACAGAATCACTATTCCCCACTGTTAACTCAATCACCCACATCCACTGCTGCAGGTACACCCTCGGCTGCCAGTAGCACGGGCCTGGGTTTTGTCTATCAGGTGAATTCCCCGACACCGCCCACCAGTGAGATTCTAAAGATCACCGAGCAATCGGCTGGATCAGTCGACGGAGGGGAAACGGCAACCACAGAGACTGACGAAAGATCGCGTGCCTCCGTCTTGCAAAAGGCTTCAATGTTTGAAaaagcagcggcagcggcaacaTCGCCACCTCTGCCTGTTGGCCCTATTGCCGGTTCGGTGGCCCCCAATGGCGGTAGACGTTCCGAGGAGATGCGAGCAGCCGAACAACAGGAAATGG acAAATCTTTCGAAGATTCAATACAAGCactaaataatttaattggcGAATTAGACTCGTTTCAACGTGAGATCGATGAGGGCAAGGGCAAGCACAACAACAGcgccagcagcaacagtaacaacaacaacaatagtaACAACAATGGCAGTCTGAGCAGCAGTGATAACAACAACATATTGGCCACCAGCAACATTGATCTCTGCGCCATTAGCAATCAAACAAATTCCAGCGGCTGTGGCACCGATATATCCGATACCAATTCCGATGAACATCTCCAGCAACATCATGATCATCGTGAGCAACACGATGCCAGCGATTCGGAGCTGAGTCGTTGCTATGTGAGCGAGACGAGTTCGCTGACCGCTGGCTATGAGAATCCCACATTTGCCCATTTATCCCGCGAAGATCATCCATATAACAATGGCAGCGTCGGAACGGGCTATGCGGGAGCCTCGGATACCATATCGTTGTGTGCCTCATCGGATAGCGTGTGTCTGGGTCAGCCGCGACATGCCTATGTGGATACTTGCAGTGATAGCGGTAGCGCTGTGGTTGTGATCTATGATCATCAAATCCCTAACACACCGGATGTGGAATTTGTTAAACAGAATTCCGAAATAGTTGTCTTACGCACAAAAGATCCACAATCGCAATTGCAAATGCACGAGATGCGTGAATTGCAGCAATTGCCAACGAATCTAGCCGGTTCACCAGAATCATCGCCAGATTCAACAAAACCATCCATGCAGCCGCCGACAGCAACTGTGGCGCCCGCTAAGCAGCGACTCTCCTCGTTTCGTGCATCCAGTGAGCAGCAGTTGCAGTTACTTGGACGCAGTAGTCCGCAAAGAGGTAAAGATAAGGTTAAAGATCAACAGCCAGGGACAATAGACGAACCAACGGTGAAACGTACCACATTGCCACCAAAACCAACCAGCCTTAGCATTTTCAATGGTCCTACTCCTCCTCCAACAAGTGATAAACCTTTAATACCAAGAAAATCGGattttaaagccgatttagaTGCAAAAATACGCCGGCAAAAGCTAAAAGTTCAACAGCAATTgcaacagaagcagcagcaacagcagcaagaaCAACTACCACAGCAACTAttacaacaacatcagcaacaagcaacaacacaCTCACCACAGTCGCCCCCAACAGCAAGAAACTGTAATGTCACTAATCAAGCAGCCGTTGTTATAACATCCTCATCATCCATACCATCAACCACAACATTATTGAACTCAAATCCAAATCATAGAATGCCAAACATAACAGCAACATTTAACCATAAGACGCCCACAACAACATCtgaaccaccaccaccatcatcatcatcatcatcttctacatcaatatcatcatcatcaatatcTCCATCAGTCAATGCTCTTGCCCCCGCTGTGCCCGCCAGACCACCTCAGCCACAACCTCAAACTCAGCCACTTTCAACTCcaccaataccaataccaTCCCAAGCCAAGCCGTGTATTACGCCCAGGCCGGCCTCGTTGTCGTCTTCGTTGG gaggaggaggcggaggagcaatGGGCGGTGGTTCAACGCGCATAGCACGACGATCATCCATCAATCAGGCAAAACCACCGCCACCAGTTAGACGCAGTTCATCAGTCACACCCAGTCCCAATGCCACCATGGGG CCACCACCAACAAATCTTCACTATCAGCAACAAGCACAGCTAAGCAGCTCCAGTGAGCATCTGCCGCCACCACCAGCATTTATGTTGGATGCTCATCATAATATAACACCGCCAATGCCAATGATGCCACCGTTAGCTTTGCCTTCGCCACCAACAAGTATGCCCAGTTCAGCATTGAAAGTATCGGAAACTGTAAGAGCATTGGCGGCCATGAGGCATCAGCCAGCTTCGCCAGTGGCTTTGAGGcgcatgcaacaacaacaacaacagcagcaacatcatccgCAGCAGCCGCAACAACCTCAACAGCCTTTCATTCAG TCCCTGCACAACTTTTCCCCGTCAAACGATGAAACCACCGACTATGAAGCTTACTATAATTCCTATATGGAGCTGCATGCCTATGCAGAGGCTGTGAATCAAGGTCAAAAGCCATACAacggacaacagcagcaaacgcAATTGCATCCGCCTCCGCATCATAATCATCAGCAACCTTTGTCGCCTACACCGCCGCCCTATCATGCCCCACCACAGGCAGATGCACCT TCGTTCCGCACATCATCACCCGCCTCGGGAGGCAACAATGGCGGCGGCATTTATGCTCAACCCAAACTGGTCAATAGCATGTCCAGTTTTCGCACTAGCAGTCCAAGTCCAAATGGACatgcggcagcagcagcggctcACCCACTGCCACCGACACAGCCCAAGGCAAATCCGAATCTAATTGCACAGCTCAATGCACGACTCAACAGTAATAAGCAACATACTACTGATGGTGGAGGAGGAATCTATGGtaaccaccagcagcagcaacaacaacaccaacagcagcagcagcaatctgGAGGAGTTGTGGGCGATTCAATTTATATGCGCAGTGGCGGAATGTCGCATTTGCCACAGCAGCAACACTTTGACG ACTATGCCACAAATAGCACAAATATTGAAAAGACTGGCAGTATAAGGGCCAAAACAAAGGCTGAATTCCTTGAGAATCTCAATGCTAAATTGGCCAAGCAAGGCATGTCTGGACGTGCATTTGCCGTACGTAATCTCATCAATAGTAAGGCCTTG cCGGATCCTCGTATTTGTCATGAGTCGCTGATGGATCAAATAAAACGCGGAGCCCCCTTGAAACGTAATCAGAAGATTAATGATCGCAGTGCTCcaaaaatacattaa